In Candidatus Defluviilinea proxima, a single genomic region encodes these proteins:
- a CDS encoding histidine phosphatase family protein: MKYLILVKHSNPDVIKLAPAREWGLSENGRIRAQKLAEKLKLYEPEVIVSSIEPKARQTAEIISENLGLNFVALNGLHEHDRSQSPFYEDDEFQRLVRDFFNNPDMLIFGNETADQALIRFRDSIDSVMRSYTEQTVIVVAHGTVISLFVSWLTGEDGYLLWNKLGLPSFLILDMKSKTCLKIENIP, translated from the coding sequence ATGAAATATTTGATCCTTGTCAAACATTCCAACCCTGATGTCATTAAACTTGCCCCTGCCCGTGAGTGGGGCCTTTCAGAGAATGGACGGATACGTGCTCAAAAGCTCGCAGAAAAGTTAAAGCTATACGAGCCTGAAGTGATTGTTTCGAGTATTGAACCGAAAGCGCGGCAGACGGCTGAGATCATTAGCGAAAATCTGGGGTTGAATTTTGTTGCGCTAAATGGATTGCACGAACATGATCGAAGTCAATCTCCTTTTTATGAAGATGATGAATTTCAAAGACTTGTTCGTGATTTCTTTAATAACCCTGATATGCTCATTTTCGGAAACGAGACTGCAGATCAGGCGTTGATAAGGTTTCGTGACTCTATTGATTCGGTGATGAGATCTTATACCGAGCAAACTGTGATCGTTGTAGCTCACGGGACGGTTATATCCCTGTTTGTTTCATGGCTGACCGGAGAAGACGGCTACCTTCTTTGGAACAAACTGGGTTTACCTTCCTTTCTCATACTCGATATGAAATCCAAAACTTGTTTGAAAATAGAAAATATACCTTGA
- the ltaE gene encoding low-specificity L-threonine aldolase, with protein MEYIDLRSDTVTKPTPEMREAMAEAEVGDDVYRDDPTVNKLETIAAEKLGKEAGIFVPSGTMGNLLALLVHCQRGDEVILGNQSHIYLNEAGGMSALGGIHPNPIPNQKDGTLAVEDIIASIRDSEDVHQPITKLICLENTQNICGGIPLTVEYTKQIGDLARKYHLAFHIDGARIFNAAVAQNVDVKDLVAPADSVMFCLSKGLASPIGSMLVGTEKFVARARHLRKMLGGGMRQVGVIAAAGLISLEKMTLRLGDDHKHAKQLADGLCTIPGIVVDEDSPKTNMIYFNLAKGVKVTSQQIGERMKEAGILVDAYHPSRFRLVTHYWVDDDAVEKSISAFKKIMQ; from the coding sequence ATGGAATACATTGACCTTCGTTCTGATACTGTCACCAAACCCACGCCTGAGATGCGCGAAGCAATGGCAGAGGCCGAGGTGGGGGATGATGTCTATCGTGACGATCCAACTGTCAATAAGTTGGAGACGATAGCGGCTGAAAAATTAGGAAAAGAGGCGGGCATCTTTGTCCCTTCTGGGACGATGGGGAATCTACTTGCGTTACTTGTCCACTGCCAAAGGGGAGATGAAGTTATTCTGGGAAATCAGTCTCACATCTATTTGAATGAAGCGGGTGGAATGTCTGCTTTGGGAGGGATTCATCCCAATCCGATACCGAATCAAAAAGATGGGACGCTTGCCGTCGAAGATATCATCGCCTCCATTCGCGACTCAGAAGATGTGCATCAGCCCATTACGAAATTGATCTGCCTTGAGAACACACAAAACATTTGTGGTGGTATCCCGTTAACCGTGGAGTACACGAAGCAAATTGGCGACCTTGCTCGTAAATATCACCTAGCTTTTCACATTGATGGCGCGCGCATTTTCAATGCGGCGGTTGCTCAAAACGTGGATGTGAAAGACTTGGTTGCGCCTGCGGATTCAGTGATGTTTTGTTTGAGTAAAGGGTTGGCATCTCCCATTGGGTCGATGTTGGTGGGGACAGAAAAATTCGTTGCGCGTGCGCGTCATTTGCGGAAGATGTTGGGTGGCGGGATGCGACAAGTGGGTGTCATTGCCGCGGCTGGATTGATCTCCCTTGAAAAGATGACTCTTCGTTTGGGAGATGACCATAAACACGCCAAACAACTTGCCGATGGGTTATGTACAATTCCCGGCATCGTAGTCGATGAAGATTCCCCAAAGACGAATATGATCTATTTCAATCTGGCTAAAGGTGTGAAAGTCACATCACAACAGATCGGTGAGCGGATGAAGGAAGCTGGTATTTTAGTTGATGCCTATCACCCTTCCCGCTTCCGCCTTGTAACACATTATTGGGTGGACGATGATGCCGTGGAAAAAAGCATTTCGGCGTTCAAGAAGATTATGCAATAA
- a CDS encoding GGDEF domain-containing protein: MKSRKPVTPFSPHEIKTFVMPLILASILVLAGIIYASTDGSTTTNWLLVVCGIVGILYLLVTNTIVIRYVILRRIYSVINAVFSGIGLGILSLILPDGISEASHIVITFGVLAVATMSGRVYAYLTMLAIIVVSLPKHFAAMTTVGMALEYFTPLVVSVVVMEVIIRLQETANEHIHRLETINKVSREIMQTLDTKQTISLLDSTIHETLIADTYFIGIRKGDEIELELFFDDKEYFNGTRIPLDGTLSGWVIKNEKELYLPDLQDDVDLEGVKHFVMGSEKTSLSWIGVPLKAENVTGVLALSSYTPNAFDRADLELLSNLGQHVTLALDNTIKHALVEQQARLDSLTGVYNHEYFLKQLAERAKEADESNTLLSLIMLDIDYFKQFNDTYGHLVGDRILEALCTAIKHNIKQNDAVGRWGGEEFAISLPGADGAQALQIAKRISQTLGNLRVEDLEHKTVPIPTISQGIAVYPIEANEIYHLVDAADRRLYVAKERGRNQIEPGDDFWKN, translated from the coding sequence ATGAAAAGCCGAAAGCCAGTTACGCCATTTTCGCCACACGAAATAAAAACTTTTGTCATGCCCCTTATTCTGGCATCCATCCTTGTGCTGGCAGGGATAATCTATGCCAGCACAGATGGAAGTACAACCACAAACTGGCTTCTTGTCGTTTGCGGCATTGTCGGAATTCTGTATTTATTGGTAACAAATACAATTGTCATTCGGTATGTGATTCTGCGCCGTATTTATAGCGTTATAAATGCCGTCTTCTCTGGTATCGGTCTTGGCATCCTTTCCCTGATTCTTCCTGATGGCATCAGCGAAGCGTCTCACATTGTCATTACCTTTGGTGTACTCGCAGTCGCCACCATGTCCGGAAGGGTCTACGCATACTTAACCATGCTGGCGATCATTGTGGTCAGCCTGCCTAAGCATTTTGCAGCCATGACGACTGTCGGGATGGCTTTGGAATATTTCACACCTCTTGTTGTTTCAGTGGTAGTTATGGAAGTTATCATTCGGCTCCAGGAAACAGCCAACGAACACATCCACCGCCTCGAAACGATCAACAAGGTCAGCCGCGAGATCATGCAGACACTCGATACAAAGCAGACGATCTCGCTTCTGGATTCTACGATTCATGAAACGCTCATTGCTGACACCTATTTCATTGGCATTCGCAAAGGCGACGAAATCGAACTTGAGCTTTTTTTCGACGACAAAGAATATTTCAATGGAACACGTATCCCACTTGATGGCACCCTTTCTGGCTGGGTAATCAAGAACGAAAAAGAGCTTTATCTGCCAGACCTGCAAGATGATGTAGACCTTGAGGGCGTTAAGCACTTTGTGATGGGCAGTGAAAAAACCAGCCTCTCATGGATTGGGGTACCGCTCAAGGCAGAAAATGTGACAGGGGTTCTCGCATTATCATCCTACACGCCCAACGCATTCGATCGCGCTGACCTTGAATTACTCTCCAACCTTGGGCAACATGTGACCCTTGCTCTCGATAACACCATAAAACATGCACTGGTAGAGCAACAGGCCAGGCTTGATAGCTTGACCGGCGTTTACAATCATGAATACTTCCTCAAACAACTAGCCGAACGCGCCAAAGAAGCGGACGAATCAAACACACTTCTCAGTTTAATCATGCTGGATATTGATTACTTCAAGCAATTCAACGATACCTACGGACATTTAGTCGGCGATCGCATTCTTGAGGCACTTTGCACAGCAATCAAACATAACATCAAACAAAATGATGCCGTCGGACGTTGGGGTGGTGAAGAATTTGCCATTTCCCTGCCTGGCGCAGACGGAGCACAGGCGCTCCAAATTGCAAAACGGATCAGTCAAACACTGGGGAATTTACGCGTGGAAGATCTCGAACACAAAACCGTCCCAATCCCCACAATCAGTCAAGGAATTGCCGTATACCCAATCGAAGCCAATGAGATCTACCACTTGGTAGATGCTGCCGACAGGCGTTTGTATGTGGCAAAAGAGCGCGGACGGAATCAGATCGAACCGGGAGATGATTTCTGGAAGAACTAA
- a CDS encoding GAF domain-containing protein, which yields MLNRTHMSAIQPSRSHKAQIILAGVLSILAQGLLILPITLTSYLPLPHWGSIAAGVSLFAIATIWVVSIIRSLRTGWRGNAHFILNQAIIVFGIFLISDASDSTAHLGGFILTSLITALTVYGIIANTTSPTLISPSDDLQKEKETTVRLPDLSQNIDALKEQASIATQKLNSEKQRTTQLTYLIELGHQLNDELDPPVAAQLAVNTLERAVRCTVVSLMLYEPDTKEFVALASSGTMTNIIPPGYRQAASKGLQGRVARQKKTVIVNDTFHETDFSPNSNENTRSMIIVPMLSHGQLRGTLEVRSDRTHAFNNMDIASVEGAAFELSRAWERANYNQRLTELIQSGISLTTLLDPQAAVQEIATLTRKTFDARFVFVTLLDQQGDFSRTAHAGEAPRLLKALNANPSEEHLLQAALNATKPFRVRDLRKYTSDSNLDIDNSNLRSILAIPIRLHRLSIGTILAFGKQDGVFFSESDESLADLLSSQAAASVESSWLYQELRSTLNITSMLRQLSEDVIMTEEISKAAETIARAALKTTSALETGIVLMSAEGVIQAEVELDTNGFHTRRQHPMETIHQAIQTGQSMFVSHEKGLLVCYPLLTRSRPVGALWMSIPESRGQNFANVQLMANQAAVSLERVNLLAESRRQAREIEAAYEELEATYDQTLKALMSALDARDRETEGHSMRVSKLACLLGEKIGLTSEQLKALERGALLHDIGKIGISDAILHKPGKLTDDEWKIMRLHPDIGARIVERIPFLQECMYVVRYHHERWDGSGYPLGIKGEDIPIHARIFSVVDVFDALTSSRIYRKRASADEAVQYLKEEAGRLFDREIVEALAQLPYAEYVEGGSKV from the coding sequence ATGTTAAATCGCACACATATGTCAGCTATACAACCTTCACGGTCCCATAAGGCACAGATCATCCTTGCGGGTGTTCTCTCGATCCTGGCACAAGGTCTGTTGATCCTGCCCATAACTCTGACATCCTATCTTCCTTTACCACATTGGGGAAGCATCGCTGCAGGCGTAAGTTTGTTTGCGATTGCCACGATCTGGGTGGTATCGATCATACGGTCTTTACGAACAGGATGGCGCGGCAACGCGCATTTCATCCTCAATCAAGCGATCATTGTCTTTGGCATTTTTCTTATTTCAGACGCATCCGATTCAACCGCACATTTGGGCGGCTTCATCTTAACCAGCCTGATCACCGCTCTGACCGTTTACGGCATCATCGCAAACACAACATCCCCAACACTGATATCGCCTTCTGATGATCTTCAAAAAGAAAAAGAGACAACCGTACGCCTGCCAGACCTTTCTCAAAATATTGATGCACTCAAAGAACAAGCATCGATCGCAACCCAAAAACTAAATTCCGAAAAACAACGTACAACACAACTCACCTATCTCATCGAACTTGGTCATCAACTCAACGATGAATTGGATCCACCTGTCGCGGCACAGCTCGCCGTCAACACATTGGAACGCGCAGTAAGATGCACGGTGGTTTCCTTGATGTTGTATGAGCCAGACACAAAAGAATTTGTCGCGCTTGCTTCCAGCGGAACCATGACCAATATCATACCGCCAGGGTATCGTCAGGCGGCAAGCAAAGGCTTACAAGGACGTGTTGCACGGCAAAAAAAGACGGTCATCGTCAACGACACATTCCATGAGACCGACTTCTCTCCGAACAGCAACGAGAACACGCGCTCAATGATCATTGTCCCCATGCTCTCACATGGACAACTCAGAGGCACATTGGAAGTGCGCTCAGATAGAACGCATGCCTTCAACAACATGGACATTGCCAGCGTAGAGGGTGCCGCTTTCGAACTCTCCCGTGCATGGGAACGTGCCAACTACAATCAGAGATTAACAGAACTTATCCAATCTGGCATTTCCCTCACTACCTTGCTAGATCCACAAGCCGCCGTACAAGAAATAGCCACCCTCACACGCAAAACATTTGACGCACGATTTGTATTTGTCACATTGCTCGATCAACAGGGAGATTTCTCACGTACAGCCCATGCTGGGGAAGCCCCTCGCTTACTCAAAGCGCTCAATGCAAATCCATCTGAAGAGCATCTGTTACAAGCCGCATTAAATGCAACAAAACCTTTCCGTGTGCGCGACTTGCGAAAATATACAAGCGACAGCAACCTTGATATTGATAATTCCAACCTTCGTAGCATACTCGCGATTCCCATTCGCTTACATCGTTTAAGTATTGGGACGATCCTCGCCTTCGGAAAACAAGACGGTGTTTTCTTCTCCGAGAGTGACGAGTCGCTGGCGGACTTGCTTAGTTCACAAGCGGCAGCTTCGGTGGAGAGTTCATGGCTGTATCAAGAATTAAGAAGCACATTGAATATCACGTCCATGCTTCGTCAGTTGAGCGAAGATGTCATCATGACAGAAGAGATCAGCAAGGCGGCTGAAACGATTGCACGTGCCGCCCTGAAAACTACCAGCGCACTTGAAACGGGGATTGTTCTAATGAGCGCCGAGGGAGTAATCCAAGCTGAAGTGGAATTGGATACCAACGGCTTCCATACACGGCGTCAACATCCTATGGAAACGATCCATCAAGCGATACAAACCGGGCAAAGCATGTTTGTGTCGCACGAAAAAGGCTTGTTGGTGTGTTACCCACTTCTTACGCGTTCCAGACCTGTCGGCGCACTGTGGATGTCTATTCCTGAAAGCCGTGGACAGAATTTTGCCAATGTCCAGTTGATGGCAAATCAGGCGGCTGTTTCATTGGAGCGCGTGAACCTGCTTGCCGAATCCCGCAGACAGGCGCGAGAGATCGAAGCCGCATATGAAGAACTTGAGGCTACGTACGATCAAACCCTCAAGGCATTAATGTCAGCGCTTGATGCCCGTGACCGCGAGACAGAGGGTCATAGCATGCGTGTTAGCAAGTTGGCATGTCTTTTGGGAGAAAAGATCGGGTTGACCAGCGAGCAACTCAAAGCGTTGGAAAGAGGCGCGCTTCTTCACGACATCGGCAAAATAGGGATTAGTGACGCCATCCTGCATAAGCCCGGCAAGCTAACCGACGATGAATGGAAGATTATGCGTCTGCATCCAGATATCGGCGCGCGCATTGTCGAACGGATTCCATTTCTGCAAGAATGCATGTACGTGGTTCGTTATCATCATGAGCGTTGGGATGGAAGTGGATATCCGCTTGGCATTAAGGGAGAAGATATCCCTATTCATGCTCGTATCTTTTCAGTAGTGGATGTCTTCGATGCGCTTACCAGTAGTCGCATTTACAGAAAAAGAGCATCAGCTGATGAAGCAGTTCAATATTTAAAAGAAGAAGCGGGGCGTCTGTTTGACAGGGAAATTGTCGAGGCGCTTGCACAATTGCCTTATGCTGAGTATGTGGAAGGCGGCAGTAAGGTATGA
- a CDS encoding purine-nucleoside phosphorylase yields the protein MNTYVTLEQIDQAADAVRSKTSYKPRVGLILGSGLNGLADSVQKADFVPYSDLPNWPISTVFGHAGRLVIGELESQPVLVMQGRTHFYEGYSMSQVTLPVRVMLRLGLEMLIVTNAAGGINPDFVPGDVMLITDNLNLIGMAGANPLMGPNIDELGPRFPDMSRSYDPELMAIARKVAVENTISLREGVYCGLSGPSFETPADLRFLRMAGADAVGMSTVPEVIVARHGGMRVLGFSGISNKANLDGSTVTTHEEVIEAGRVITPKIETILRGVLRVIVFPLWA from the coding sequence ATGAACACATATGTTACTCTGGAACAAATTGACCAGGCGGCGGATGCGGTACGTTCGAAGACGTCCTATAAGCCACGTGTTGGATTAATTCTCGGCTCGGGACTTAACGGTTTGGCTGATTCTGTTCAAAAAGCCGATTTCGTCCCGTATAGCGATCTGCCCAACTGGCCGATTTCGACAGTGTTTGGGCATGCAGGACGGCTCGTGATCGGTGAGTTGGAATCACAGCCGGTCCTCGTTATGCAGGGACGCACACATTTTTATGAAGGTTATAGCATGTCGCAGGTCACTTTGCCGGTGCGTGTGATGTTGCGACTTGGATTAGAGATGTTGATCGTTACGAATGCGGCGGGTGGTATCAACCCTGATTTCGTGCCGGGGGATGTGATGTTGATTACCGACAACCTGAATTTGATCGGTATGGCGGGAGCGAATCCGCTTATGGGGCCGAACATCGATGAGCTTGGTCCGCGTTTCCCGGATATGAGTCGTTCTTATGATCCCGAATTGATGGCGATTGCGCGGAAGGTCGCAGTAGAGAATACGATTTCATTACGAGAGGGAGTCTACTGCGGTTTGAGTGGGCCCTCTTTTGAAACCCCTGCAGATTTGCGCTTTTTGCGAATGGCAGGAGCCGATGCCGTGGGAATGTCTACGGTGCCTGAGGTGATCGTGGCTCGCCATGGTGGTATGCGCGTGTTGGGTTTTTCTGGTATCAGTAACAAGGCCAACCTTGATGGTTCAACTGTCACGACTCATGAAGAAGTTATTGAGGCAGGCAGAGTGATTACTCCCAAGATCGAAACTATTCTTCGCGGCGTATTGCGCGTTATAGTGTTCCCGTTATGGGCTTGA
- a CDS encoding GNAT family N-acetyltransferase: MSSFEIRPVNSSDLQRLVTLDHTCSSDYVWQLELRSEAKQVAANFHEVRLPRAVTVSYPRNPLLLVDEWKKRDVMLVAVKGDVPVGYACAMEEHASTVVRVIDLVVASEARRQGAASALLDGIQAWALERSVRRIVIEMQSKNHPCIRLAQKFGYEFCGYNDQYYPTQDVALFFGRALK; this comes from the coding sequence ATGTCTTCTTTTGAGATACGACCTGTGAACTCAAGTGACCTGCAACGCTTGGTGACATTGGATCACACCTGCTCAAGTGATTATGTTTGGCAGTTGGAGTTACGAAGCGAAGCGAAACAGGTGGCCGCCAATTTTCATGAGGTGCGTTTGCCGCGCGCGGTGACTGTGTCATATCCGCGCAATCCGTTGCTATTGGTGGATGAATGGAAAAAACGGGATGTTATGTTGGTAGCTGTAAAAGGCGATGTCCCTGTTGGTTATGCTTGTGCGATGGAAGAACACGCTTCGACGGTGGTGCGGGTGATTGATCTGGTTGTTGCGTCGGAAGCAAGGCGTCAGGGCGCCGCATCCGCTTTGTTGGACGGGATCCAGGCTTGGGCGTTGGAAAGAAGCGTGCGTCGCATTGTGATCGAGATGCAGTCCAAGAACCATCCTTGTATCAGGTTGGCGCAAAAGTTCGGTTATGAATTCTGCGGGTATAATGACCAATATTACCCAACCCAGGATGTAGCACTGTTCTTCGGGAGAGCATTAAAATAA
- a CDS encoding S1 RNA-binding domain-containing protein, giving the protein MNVQKDDKKRYKNEMPVVDEGWWESVLAEEQRYTAPSPKAVAVHVTNSQETGGKAPEEKTVQVDWDSIRSFYKNDRIIEMKVTGHNRGGLLVEGDGLTGFVPLSHLIELAGKEDTEDRDASLETYAGRTLKVKIIECVPEDERIIFSERAALSEPGKRVELFHTLAPGMNVKGLVTNITDFGVFLDLGGVEGLIHISELSWGRVSHPNQLVKLGQELDVQVLELSAERCRVALSRKRLLPNPWEHALDEFPEGKVVSATVTNVLSYGAFASLDIGVEGLIHATEMPLEAGQSPRDILSVGQRVDLRVLHVEASHQRLGFSMALGGE; this is encoded by the coding sequence ATGAACGTTCAAAAGGATGACAAAAAGAGATACAAAAACGAAATGCCTGTAGTAGATGAGGGGTGGTGGGAATCGGTTTTAGCCGAAGAGCAAAGGTATACCGCTCCGAGCCCAAAGGCAGTGGCGGTGCATGTTACCAACTCGCAGGAGACTGGTGGGAAGGCTCCTGAGGAAAAAACGGTTCAGGTGGATTGGGATTCGATTCGATCATTTTACAAAAATGACCGAATCATCGAAATGAAGGTGACGGGTCATAACCGTGGCGGTCTGCTCGTGGAGGGCGATGGGCTGACCGGTTTTGTGCCGTTATCTCATTTGATCGAATTGGCTGGCAAGGAAGATACTGAAGACCGCGATGCTTCTCTGGAAACCTATGCGGGTAGAACCTTGAAGGTCAAGATCATCGAGTGTGTGCCGGAAGATGAGCGGATCATATTTTCTGAGCGCGCCGCTCTTTCAGAACCCGGTAAACGTGTAGAGCTCTTTCATACGCTTGCGCCCGGCATGAATGTAAAAGGGCTGGTCACCAACATCACCGATTTCGGCGTATTCCTTGACCTTGGTGGTGTGGAAGGTTTGATCCACATTTCCGAATTGTCGTGGGGACGTGTTTCGCATCCCAATCAGCTGGTCAAACTCGGGCAGGAATTGGACGTGCAAGTGCTGGAGCTTTCGGCAGAACGTTGTCGTGTGGCATTGAGCCGCAAGCGTTTGCTCCCTAACCCGTGGGAACATGCGCTCGACGAATTCCCGGAAGGCAAGGTTGTTTCGGCCACGGTCACGAATGTGCTTTCTTATGGTGCGTTTGCCAGCCTTGATATTGGCGTGGAAGGTTTGATCCATGCTACCGAAATGCCGCTGGAAGCCGGGCAATCTCCACGCGATATTTTGTCTGTGGGGCAAAGAGTGGATCTACGCGTCTTACATGTCGAAGCAAGCCATCAACGTTTGGGTTTTAGCATGGCTTTAGGCGGCGAATGA
- a CDS encoding DNA translocase FtsK, translating into METVIQPEVQQEAIVVEEKKEAPRSEKKKSTPLPPEFRKSFKASEQKDKKAEPRNRDERLPSLNILLADQASRPDERTINQTAGMVEKTLAEFGIPATVIGFRVGPTVTQFAVQPGFMKKAGASEEDERQMKVRVAQIASLQKDLALALSAERLRIEAPVPGKPYVGIEVPNSYQSNVRLRPLLETEVFHKIGAPLALALGRDVSGQPLVADLSRMPHLLIAGATGSGKSICITSLAVCLAMNNAPEDLRMVMIDSKMVELLRFNGLPHLYGKVETNVDRILGVLRWVVVEMEHRYRLLESAHARDLETYNRKLARKKDSMPLPRIVVLIDELADLMMSAPDQTEHNLVRLAQMARATGIHLIVATQRPSTDVVTGLIKANFPARLAFSVASGVDSRVILDTTGAESLLGRGDMLFLNPEVGSPVRAQGIYVTDMEIERVIAHWQKNAEANDPTAPWEKLLTEPEDNEDEGLIEQAVSIVRSSQRASASLIQRRLRIGYPRAARLLDQLEEMGVVGPSLGGGKERDVLLGPLDEESPSDDV; encoded by the coding sequence GTGGAAACAGTGATCCAGCCCGAGGTCCAGCAAGAGGCGATTGTTGTTGAGGAGAAAAAAGAAGCTCCTCGCTCAGAGAAAAAGAAGTCAACGCCTCTTCCTCCTGAGTTTAGAAAATCCTTCAAAGCATCTGAACAAAAAGATAAAAAGGCAGAACCACGCAATCGCGATGAACGTTTGCCTTCACTCAATATCCTGCTTGCAGACCAAGCCTCGCGCCCAGATGAACGCACGATCAATCAGACGGCGGGCATGGTCGAAAAAACATTGGCTGAGTTTGGCATTCCTGCAACCGTGATCGGGTTCCGTGTGGGGCCAACGGTTACGCAGTTTGCTGTGCAACCTGGTTTTATGAAGAAGGCTGGTGCCAGCGAAGAGGATGAAAGGCAGATGAAGGTGCGCGTGGCGCAGATCGCTTCATTGCAAAAGGATCTCGCGCTTGCTCTATCGGCTGAACGCTTGCGTATTGAAGCGCCGGTACCGGGAAAACCATACGTGGGCATTGAAGTGCCCAACTCGTATCAATCCAATGTTCGTTTGCGCCCGTTGTTGGAAACTGAAGTCTTCCATAAGATCGGTGCGCCGCTTGCACTTGCCTTGGGGCGTGATGTTTCGGGTCAGCCTTTGGTCGCGGATTTGTCGCGCATGCCACACTTGTTGATCGCAGGCGCGACAGGTTCTGGTAAGTCCATTTGTATTACTTCGCTTGCGGTATGTCTTGCCATGAACAATGCGCCGGAAGACCTGCGTATGGTGATGATCGACTCGAAGATGGTGGAGTTATTGCGTTTCAATGGCTTGCCGCATTTGTATGGCAAAGTCGAAACGAACGTGGATCGAATTTTAGGCGTATTACGTTGGGTTGTAGTGGAGATGGAGCATCGTTATCGCTTGCTCGAATCTGCGCATGCACGTGACCTTGAGACGTATAACCGCAAACTTGCGCGTAAAAAAGACAGCATGCCCCTTCCGCGTATTGTTGTGTTGATCGATGAGCTCGCAGACTTGATGATGTCTGCACCTGACCAGACCGAACATAACCTCGTGCGTCTTGCGCAGATGGCGCGTGCTACTGGTATCCATTTGATCGTTGCCACGCAACGCCCATCTACGGATGTGGTGACGGGTTTGATCAAGGCGAACTTCCCGGCGCGTTTGGCGTTCTCAGTGGCTTCGGGTGTGGATAGCCGCGTTATTCTCGATACGACTGGCGCAGAAAGTTTGTTGGGCCGTGGCGATATGCTCTTCCTCAACCCTGAAGTGGGAAGCCCCGTCCGTGCACAGGGTATCTACGTCACTGATATGGAGATCGAACGCGTCATTGCTCACTGGCAGAAGAATGCAGAAGCCAATGACCCGACTGCCCCATGGGAAAAATTATTGACCGAACCAGAAGACAACGAAGATGAAGGTTTGATCGAACAAGCAGTTTCCATTGTGAGGTCAAGTCAACGTGCCTCAGCGTCTTTGATACAGAGACGGTTGCGTATCGGTTATCCGCGAGCGGCGCGTTTATTGGATCAATTGGAAGAAATGGGCGTTGTTGGTCCGTCACTGGGCGGTGGCAAAGAACGCGATGTATTGCTGGGTCCGCTGGATGAAGAATCGCCCAGCGATGATGTATGA
- a CDS encoding CDP-alcohol phosphatidyltransferase family protein, with amino-acid sequence MENTPNKVATKKTFTDYLRLWFKWVLDPLGRFFLKLGLTPNMVTMLGMLGNVIGAYYLARGEMLTGGLWITLMTPVDALDGTMARLRGEASDWGAYVDSVSDRYSELFIYAGLLYYFLEKGDTLGGMLTFGAAAGSVLVSYVKARAEGLGYEAKVGLLTRAERYLVLAPSLIFNKLYWGLGILAVFANVTALQRIWYVRKYAKVRTKKEN; translated from the coding sequence ATGGAAAATACACCCAATAAAGTAGCTACGAAAAAAACATTCACAGATTATTTGAGGTTATGGTTCAAGTGGGTGCTCGACCCATTGGGAAGGTTTTTTCTCAAGTTGGGTTTGACGCCCAACATGGTCACCATGCTGGGAATGCTTGGCAACGTTATCGGTGCGTATTATCTTGCACGTGGTGAGATGTTGACCGGCGGACTCTGGATCACGTTGATGACTCCTGTCGATGCGTTGGACGGAACAATGGCGCGTTTGCGTGGCGAGGCGAGCGATTGGGGCGCGTATGTCGATTCTGTCTCTGACCGATATTCTGAGTTATTCATTTACGCCGGGTTGTTGTATTACTTTTTAGAGAAGGGCGATACACTTGGCGGCATGCTTACCTTCGGTGCAGCGGCAGGTTCAGTCTTGGTTTCATACGTCAAGGCGCGGGCTGAGGGATTGGGATATGAGGCTAAAGTTGGTTTGCTGACACGTGCAGAACGTTACCTTGTTCTCGCTCCCTCATTGATCTTCAACAAGCTTTATTGGGGACTAGGCATTCTGGCTGTCTTTGCGAATGTCACTGCTTTACAGCGCATTTGGTATGTTCGCAAATACGCAAAAGTTAGAACAAAGAAGGAAAATTAG